One Roseimaritima multifibrata DNA window includes the following coding sequences:
- the yaaA gene encoding peroxide stress protein YaaA yields the protein MLIVLSPAKTLDFATNVSPPLTSTPELLSEAALLAAELKKVSANRLGSLMKISDKLATLNHQRYQDWDAASLQQPGDPEAKPAVLAFQGDVYQGLEAGKWTEKQMLYAQDHLRILSGLYGILRPLDRMLPYRLEMGTKLKNRRGADLYAFWGTELTAVVNRATESIGSNVLLNLASQEYFRSLQPAGLSSKVISPTFKDLKNGKYKLISFYAKVARGMMADWVVRNRVKSLRKLTQFSEAGYRYDPESSTEQVPVFLRDQPV from the coding sequence ATGTTGATTGTTTTATCGCCAGCAAAAACGCTTGATTTTGCGACGAACGTTTCGCCTCCGCTCACCAGCACTCCGGAATTGCTATCCGAAGCAGCGTTGTTGGCTGCGGAGTTAAAAAAGGTATCTGCAAACCGTCTTGGTTCGTTGATGAAAATCAGCGACAAATTGGCGACTTTGAATCACCAACGTTACCAGGACTGGGATGCCGCCTCGCTGCAACAGCCGGGCGACCCCGAAGCAAAACCGGCCGTGTTGGCTTTTCAGGGGGACGTTTATCAGGGTTTGGAAGCGGGCAAGTGGACCGAAAAGCAAATGCTGTACGCTCAGGATCATCTACGAATCCTGTCAGGGTTGTACGGGATCCTGCGTCCATTGGATCGGATGCTCCCCTATCGCCTAGAGATGGGAACGAAATTGAAAAACCGCCGCGGCGCCGATCTGTATGCGTTTTGGGGGACTGAACTGACGGCCGTCGTCAATCGCGCGACCGAGTCGATCGGTTCGAACGTCTTGTTGAATCTGGCTTCGCAGGAGTACTTCCGCAGTTTGCAACCGGCCGGATTGTCCAGCAAAGTGATTTCGCCAACCTTCAAAGACTTGAAGAATGGGAAATACAAACTGATCAGTTTTTATGCCAAAGTCGCTCGCGGGATGATGGCGGACTGGGTGGTTCGGAACCGCGTAAAAAGCCTCCGCAAATTGACGCAATTCTCCGAAGCCGGTTACCGTTACGATCCCGAAAGCTCGACCGAACAGGTGCCGGTCTTCTTGCGCGACCAGCCTGTGTAG
- a CDS encoding DUF1570 domain-containing protein — MRSIAQAWITPLLIAFSMTWIAVGSCGRCEAVEKIKFKDARQREQNVTGESLVEARDGGLLLLGDDGRIWTIQPGQIESKETDDSKLTPVDEATVQQRLLEEMPAGFEIHQTNHYLICHNTSVQYVTWVGSLFEQLYRGFNAYWKNQGMVLEEPRFPLVGLVFADRKSFEEYARPEVGEAVGGIIGYYNLETNRITTFNMPNPERNIATIIHEATHQLAYNTGLQQRFADNPMWVSEGLAVFFESPDFSSSRGWRTIGRVNAVNLQRFKKYLLSRPADSLSTLLSDDKRFRNADSAISAYSEAWALNYFLLKTKRKEYVAYLQELSKGEPLKSRSPRERIEMFEKFIGADLQTIERQFVPFVTRLR, encoded by the coding sequence ATGCGTTCGATTGCCCAAGCATGGATTACCCCCCTTCTCATCGCTTTCAGCATGACATGGATTGCTGTCGGTTCGTGCGGTAGGTGCGAAGCGGTCGAAAAAATCAAATTTAAGGATGCACGACAACGCGAACAAAATGTCACGGGCGAATCGCTGGTAGAAGCCCGGGACGGCGGTCTGCTTTTACTAGGTGACGATGGGCGTATTTGGACGATCCAACCGGGACAAATTGAGTCCAAGGAAACGGATGATTCAAAGTTGACTCCGGTGGATGAAGCGACGGTGCAACAACGCCTGCTGGAGGAGATGCCGGCAGGGTTCGAAATCCATCAAACCAACCACTATCTGATCTGCCACAACACCAGCGTGCAATACGTCACCTGGGTTGGGTCTCTTTTCGAACAACTCTATCGCGGCTTCAACGCATACTGGAAAAACCAAGGGATGGTCTTAGAAGAACCGCGTTTCCCGTTGGTCGGATTGGTGTTTGCCGACCGCAAGAGCTTTGAGGAATACGCACGTCCGGAAGTGGGCGAAGCGGTCGGAGGGATCATTGGTTATTACAACCTAGAAACCAACCGCATCACCACGTTCAACATGCCCAATCCCGAACGAAACATCGCGACCATCATCCATGAAGCAACGCATCAGTTGGCATACAACACGGGACTGCAGCAGCGATTCGCAGACAACCCGATGTGGGTCAGCGAAGGGCTGGCGGTCTTTTTTGAATCCCCCGATTTTTCCAGTTCCCGAGGCTGGCGGACCATCGGCCGCGTCAACGCCGTCAACCTACAGCGTTTTAAAAAATACCTACTAAGCCGGCCAGCCGATTCACTCTCGACACTCCTGAGCGACGACAAACGCTTCCGCAATGCGGATTCGGCAATCTCGGCCTATAGCGAAGCCTGGGCGTTGAACTATTTCCTCTTAAAGACCAAACGCAAAGAATACGTCGCCTACCTCCAAGAACTAAGCAAAGGGGAACCTCTCAAATCGCGCAGCCCTCGCGAACGCATCGAGATGTTCGAGAAATTTATCGGCGCGGATCTGCAAACGATCGAACGACAATTCGTGCCCTTCGTCACCCGGCTTCGGTGA
- a CDS encoding ABC transporter permease subunit, producing the protein MQPLVLTLCLMGAAALIAVPLGIGLATALAGCGGGRLGTTVRRIAITMLFVLIALPLYVHAAAWEATAGKFGWLPLMQTSGNRFWFGGFPATAWIHGISGSAWVSLAILWAWQRLPRSLSDQGRMDLTPFRQWWVIALPAAAPAIATAGLWVMLIAGTEMTVADLYGVRTLADTIYLQYAFDPHWKPILQACVTPLLVGIPILWLIDRKLALPSRPTLGTTPWWSDDVSAGQSTRWPITTRISASLALAGLLLFLVAIPLISLLVKGGIVVRAADASVPTVPAGRYAWSWERFGITMSDAFSTFSAEYQWTFVIGIAVAVTATPLALIAAWWANGSQLRSRIGAGIALVLMLLPGPVVGMAVIFLFHNRGEWLDSLYQRSIVPTVIACLPRSLPATYFVLRVGYRMLDAKPTEAARSEGGTSWQIFARVELPRLFPVIFIAALVAATVATADVPSTLVILPPGMTTVGTRTFALLHSGVRYQVAGLTLGFLIFVALFAILCPLLYKRVWRNRVR; encoded by the coding sequence ATGCAACCTTTGGTACTGACGCTATGCCTGATGGGAGCCGCCGCATTGATCGCGGTCCCGCTGGGGATTGGACTTGCCACGGCACTTGCTGGATGCGGAGGTGGCCGCCTGGGTACGACGGTCCGCCGTATCGCAATCACGATGCTCTTTGTGCTGATCGCGCTTCCCCTTTATGTTCATGCGGCGGCCTGGGAAGCGACCGCAGGAAAATTTGGTTGGCTGCCGCTGATGCAGACCAGCGGAAATCGGTTCTGGTTCGGAGGCTTTCCGGCGACCGCATGGATTCACGGCATTTCAGGATCCGCGTGGGTATCGCTTGCCATCCTGTGGGCCTGGCAACGTCTGCCCCGATCCCTGAGTGACCAAGGGCGAATGGACCTGACGCCGTTTCGCCAATGGTGGGTCATCGCCCTGCCTGCCGCGGCTCCGGCGATCGCCACGGCCGGGTTATGGGTCATGTTGATCGCCGGAACCGAGATGACGGTCGCCGACCTATACGGAGTCCGGACACTCGCGGACACCATTTATTTGCAGTACGCCTTCGATCCGCACTGGAAACCGATCCTCCAAGCATGCGTAACGCCGTTGTTGGTCGGAATCCCCATACTCTGGCTAATCGATCGCAAACTAGCCCTCCCGTCGCGTCCGACGTTAGGGACGACGCCTTGGTGGTCCGACGACGTCTCCGCTGGTCAGTCGACACGCTGGCCAATCACAACTCGCATCTCCGCCTCGCTTGCGCTGGCCGGTTTGCTTCTTTTTCTCGTCGCGATCCCGTTGATTAGTTTATTGGTGAAGGGAGGGATCGTGGTCCGCGCCGCCGACGCGTCGGTTCCAACGGTTCCCGCAGGACGGTACGCCTGGTCATGGGAACGATTTGGCATCACGATGTCCGACGCGTTTTCGACTTTTTCGGCGGAATACCAATGGACGTTCGTGATCGGTATTGCCGTCGCCGTGACGGCGACACCATTGGCGTTGATCGCCGCTTGGTGGGCAAACGGTTCCCAACTTCGTTCGCGGATCGGTGCCGGTATCGCGTTGGTTTTGATGCTGCTGCCCGGCCCTGTGGTCGGAATGGCTGTGATCTTCCTCTTCCACAACCGCGGCGAATGGCTGGATTCGCTTTACCAAAGGTCAATCGTCCCGACGGTCATTGCTTGCCTGCCGCGATCCTTGCCAGCAACCTATTTTGTGCTGCGAGTCGGCTATCGGATGCTGGACGCCAAACCCACCGAAGCGGCCCGGAGCGAAGGAGGCACATCCTGGCAAATTTTTGCTCGCGTCGAACTGCCGCGACTGTTTCCCGTGATTTTCATCGCCGCCTTGGTCGCTGCAACCGTAGCGACGGCGGACGTCCCATCGACTCTGGTCATTTTGCCTCCAGGGATGACAACCGTTGGTACGCGGACGTTTGCCCTGCTGCATAGTGGCGTGCGATACCAAGTCGCAGGACTAACCCTTGGTTTTTTAATATTCGTTGCCCTTTTTGCAATTCTCTGCCCGCTCCTCTACAAACGCGTTTGGCGAAACCGAGTAAGATAG
- a CDS encoding AI-2E family transporter, translated as MESQPSHAKIQTFCLVVIATAVVIYLIYWLRPVLVPFVVAAFVVSGVTPIVEAFEKRLGVSRVIAAGLTFLIGLMATVVLGICLWLSVAQMAEHGDLYRIRVLKLSTTIDKVITDTHNWARQFSLTSELDYELDGSTDAEFASQSNLDLHGETSDPLRSDLAAAPTGVQREIANSKHPRVEFQNSIDAMLKNGLTKLSGELFSLVTTSIIVLIYVFFLLLGSVDVPSPDSSLQRINQQIRNYLSLKTLISMATGGLFGLTLWIFGVPMALTFGVMAFLLNFIPNIGPMVATILPIPLIILQPEGSIAWMTVTILAISSIQLTSGNVIEPKLMGDSSGLHPVIILLALMFWGMMWGITGMFLATPIAAGIKIALESIDSTKPITELMAGRWNEAFSRKA; from the coding sequence ATGGAATCCCAACCTTCTCACGCCAAGATTCAGACGTTCTGCCTAGTGGTCATCGCGACCGCAGTGGTGATTTACCTGATCTATTGGCTCCGACCGGTTCTGGTTCCCTTTGTCGTCGCCGCTTTTGTCGTTAGCGGTGTGACCCCAATCGTCGAAGCTTTTGAAAAACGGCTTGGCGTTAGCCGGGTTATCGCCGCTGGCCTGACATTTTTGATCGGGTTGATGGCAACGGTCGTGCTGGGAATTTGCCTGTGGCTATCGGTCGCCCAAATGGCAGAACATGGCGACCTGTATCGCATACGCGTTCTGAAACTTTCCACAACCATCGACAAAGTGATCACCGACACCCACAACTGGGCACGGCAGTTCTCTCTTACAAGTGAACTAGATTACGAACTAGATGGTTCAACCGACGCCGAATTCGCAAGCCAATCCAACCTAGACTTGCATGGCGAAACGAGCGATCCCCTTCGATCCGACCTAGCGGCCGCACCGACGGGAGTTCAACGCGAGATAGCCAATTCAAAGCATCCAAGGGTCGAGTTCCAGAACTCGATTGACGCGATGCTAAAAAATGGCCTGACAAAACTGTCCGGCGAACTATTCAGTTTGGTGACGACCAGCATCATCGTGTTAATCTACGTCTTCTTCTTGCTACTGGGCTCGGTCGACGTCCCTTCCCCCGATTCGTCTCTGCAACGCATCAATCAACAAATCCGCAACTACCTATCGCTCAAAACCCTCATCTCGATGGCGACTGGCGGTCTGTTCGGATTGACGCTTTGGATTTTTGGTGTCCCGATGGCGTTAACGTTTGGAGTGATGGCCTTTTTGCTGAACTTCATTCCCAACATCGGCCCGATGGTTGCAACCATTCTCCCCATTCCACTAATCATTCTTCAACCGGAAGGATCGATTGCTTGGATGACGGTCACCATCCTTGCCATTTCAAGCATCCAGTTGACCAGCGGGAACGTGATCGAACCCAAACTGATGGGAGATTCCTCCGGCCTTCACCCCGTCATTATTCTGTTGGCACTGATGTTCTGGGGGATGATGTGGGGGATCACCGGCATGTTCTTAGCAACCCCCATCGCGGCCGGAATCAAAATTGCCTTAGAGAGCATTGATTCGACGAAACCAATCACGGAACTGATGGCAGGCCGCTGGAACGAAGCCTTCTCCCGGAAGGCGTAA
- a CDS encoding metallophosphoesterase — protein MYLVRTILLTACSLFASSLLHAEEPTGKVDARFKQAKDRTFRAFDAEKEQTWQQPFFFMQLADTQYGMFTGNKGLEKEKELCQQAIAHINRLKPRFVIVCGDLTNATPEQARYQAQVAQYHQDFSKVDPEIPLVCVCGNHDIGNRPTAKSIAQYDANFGDDYFSFWVGGVFNVVLNSSVLRDPSGAPEVLQSQQDWLEKQLQNPQTEKAKHVFVFQHHPMFLETDDEPDQYFNIPLERRTPLLAQLKAANVRAVFAGHYHRNAYGRSGAMEMITTGPVGRPLGKDPSGFRIVKVQEDGIEHQYYGLDDVPESIE, from the coding sequence ATGTATCTCGTTCGAACGATTCTCTTAACCGCATGTTCCCTCTTCGCTTCTTCGCTGTTGCATGCGGAAGAGCCGACAGGAAAGGTCGACGCTCGCTTCAAGCAAGCTAAGGATCGCACCTTTCGTGCGTTTGATGCCGAGAAAGAGCAAACTTGGCAACAACCCTTCTTTTTCATGCAGCTTGCCGATACGCAGTACGGAATGTTCACCGGCAACAAAGGTTTAGAGAAAGAGAAGGAACTTTGCCAGCAAGCGATCGCACACATCAATCGGCTTAAGCCCCGATTTGTGATCGTTTGTGGCGACCTAACCAATGCGACGCCCGAGCAGGCTCGCTATCAGGCTCAGGTGGCTCAGTACCACCAAGACTTTTCGAAAGTCGATCCTGAAATCCCGTTGGTTTGTGTCTGCGGGAACCACGATATTGGGAACCGCCCAACGGCGAAATCGATTGCTCAGTATGACGCGAACTTTGGAGACGATTACTTCTCCTTTTGGGTTGGAGGCGTGTTTAATGTCGTCCTCAATTCGAGTGTCTTGAGAGATCCCAGCGGAGCTCCTGAAGTATTGCAGTCGCAGCAAGATTGGTTGGAGAAGCAATTGCAGAACCCGCAAACCGAAAAAGCGAAACATGTGTTCGTGTTTCAGCATCATCCAATGTTTCTGGAAACGGACGACGAGCCGGATCAGTACTTCAACATCCCACTGGAACGTCGAACACCATTGTTGGCTCAGCTAAAGGCTGCGAACGTTCGAGCCGTCTTTGCGGGGCACTACCACCGAAACGCCTACGGTCGATCGGGAGCGATGGAAATGATTACGACCGGCCCTGTCGGTCGTCCGCTGGGCAAAGACCCCTCGGGGTTTCGGATCGTTAAGGTCCAAGAGGACGGCATCGAACATCAGTACTACGGACTGGACGACGTTCCCGAATCGATCGAGTGA
- a CDS encoding glycoside hydrolase family protein: protein MRYPPCAFFLCLAVLFGNVLSAADLTVQQRQRVAAPEAHQAVAVDAASFFAISNQAITRYDKSTNEPLVAWKAEEDAGIKHLNSGVVVDGRLYCAHSNWPATPLNNTIEVFDAESLKHLESLPFEKSTGAINWVDRHRDSWWVVYAFYGADEAARTKLIRYDDDWKPIAEFTFPENVVKRFLPNSNSGGSFGPNGRLFVTGHDHPELYVLDVPAESGTLTYKTTIAAPITGQGIAWDRSDIGTLFGIDRRQKEVVSMRLSHSDEYAELQRSVEWIRHPDNPVIPPREGEFDSYRCMNPWAVREGNQYRVYYSGAGADRKQRLAYAVADVDDLTDWKRTEPLFDTGAAGAFDALWCVLPHAIQTKDKGWNLYYTGNSGKGAGLSAFPGIGVATSKDGLNWKRYSEQPVLSRSMKHGDPDAIGIAGGSVQRLRQEDGTEKWFFYYTGCPTIGTTHELHQQKTICLAVSDDGIEWTKKGVVMTRNPDRDYENIAVAGPVVLQDPDGLFRMWYSAIGSRHMYYSICYAESDDGIHWRRGPEVGDNLQLLPTGNGWEKQMVEYPSVLREGDHLRLFYCGNGYGRAGIGTAVSK from the coding sequence ATGCGATACCCTCCTTGCGCGTTCTTCTTGTGCCTCGCAGTGTTATTCGGAAATGTTTTGTCCGCTGCGGACCTAACCGTTCAACAACGGCAGCGGGTTGCTGCTCCCGAAGCCCACCAAGCGGTCGCTGTCGATGCAGCTTCTTTCTTTGCGATTTCGAATCAAGCGATCACCCGCTACGACAAATCGACCAATGAGCCGTTGGTTGCTTGGAAAGCCGAAGAAGACGCGGGGATCAAGCATTTAAACAGCGGAGTCGTTGTCGATGGGCGTTTGTACTGTGCCCATTCCAATTGGCCCGCGACGCCGCTCAATAATACGATCGAGGTTTTTGACGCCGAGTCGCTCAAGCATTTGGAGTCGCTTCCCTTTGAAAAATCCACAGGGGCGATCAACTGGGTCGATCGGCATCGCGATTCCTGGTGGGTTGTGTATGCGTTTTATGGAGCGGACGAAGCTGCTCGCACAAAACTGATTCGTTATGACGACGATTGGAAACCGATCGCAGAATTCACGTTTCCTGAAAACGTGGTGAAACGATTTCTGCCCAACAGTAATTCGGGCGGATCGTTTGGGCCAAACGGTCGGTTGTTCGTCACCGGGCATGACCACCCGGAACTGTATGTGCTAGATGTTCCGGCGGAAAGCGGAACCCTTACCTACAAAACCACGATTGCCGCTCCGATTACCGGTCAGGGAATTGCCTGGGACCGAAGTGATATCGGGACGCTGTTTGGAATCGATCGTCGCCAGAAGGAAGTCGTTTCGATGCGGTTGTCGCACTCGGATGAGTACGCGGAACTGCAACGATCGGTTGAGTGGATTCGGCATCCCGACAATCCCGTGATTCCTCCTCGTGAGGGTGAATTTGATTCCTATCGCTGCATGAATCCATGGGCGGTGCGTGAAGGGAATCAGTACCGTGTTTATTATTCGGGTGCAGGCGCCGATCGCAAGCAGCGATTGGCATACGCTGTGGCGGATGTCGATGATCTAACCGACTGGAAACGTACGGAACCTCTGTTCGATACGGGTGCTGCTGGGGCTTTTGATGCACTGTGGTGTGTTTTGCCCCACGCGATCCAGACCAAGGACAAAGGTTGGAACCTTTACTACACAGGCAATTCAGGAAAGGGGGCAGGATTAAGTGCGTTTCCTGGAATTGGAGTGGCAACAAGCAAAGATGGACTGAACTGGAAACGCTATAGTGAACAGCCCGTGTTGTCGCGCAGCATGAAACATGGCGACCCCGACGCGATCGGGATCGCTGGTGGGTCGGTACAACGTCTTCGGCAAGAGGATGGGACGGAGAAGTGGTTCTTCTACTACACGGGATGCCCGACAATCGGGACTACCCATGAATTGCATCAACAGAAAACCATTTGTCTTGCCGTTTCCGATGATGGGATCGAGTGGACCAAAAAAGGCGTGGTCATGACTCGCAATCCTGACCGAGATTACGAAAACATCGCCGTTGCCGGGCCGGTTGTCCTGCAAGATCCGGACGGGTTGTTCCGGATGTGGTATTCGGCAATCGGGTCACGTCATATGTACTATTCGATTTGTTATGCCGAATCGGACGACGGCATTCATTGGCGTCGAGGCCCTGAAGTGGGGGACAATCTTCAGTTATTGCCAACCGGCAACGGATGGGAAAAGCAGATGGTCGAATATCCAAGCGTATTGCGTGAAGGCGATCACCTGCGACTGTTTTACTGTGGCAACGGTTACGGACGCGCAGGCATCGGAACCGCCGTCTCGAAATAA
- a CDS encoding glycine zipper 2TM domain-containing protein, whose protein sequence is MNHRFVGVLIVLSSLIGSTANAQGNTQRGAALGGVAGAIAGGIIGENNDEAGAGAVIGGLLGAVAGGSIGNAKDREAQYQQQQYQYQQQAYQAQQQQYAQQQAAVTTADVVSMTRSGLPDTVIMNQIQQRGIQRRIEVSDIISLHQQGVHEPVINAMQNASVGPPAVAAPTTTIVQPAPIVVEERYYAPRPTVVVPARPRYYHDHRYYGPPRHHRGPPRGGSISIGF, encoded by the coding sequence ATGAACCATCGTTTTGTAGGCGTCTTGATCGTCCTATCCAGCTTGATCGGTTCAACCGCGAACGCTCAAGGAAACACCCAACGTGGAGCTGCCTTGGGTGGTGTTGCCGGAGCGATTGCGGGGGGAATCATCGGTGAAAACAATGATGAAGCGGGAGCCGGTGCGGTAATCGGAGGCCTGTTGGGAGCCGTTGCCGGGGGATCGATCGGGAATGCAAAAGACCGTGAAGCCCAATACCAGCAACAACAATATCAATACCAACAGCAAGCCTATCAGGCTCAGCAACAGCAGTACGCTCAACAGCAGGCAGCCGTAACGACGGCCGATGTGGTCTCCATGACCCGCAGCGGCCTTCCCGATACGGTGATCATGAATCAGATCCAGCAGCGTGGCATCCAACGCCGCATCGAAGTTTCCGATATTATTTCGCTGCACCAGCAGGGCGTTCACGAACCGGTGATCAACGCAATGCAAAACGCGTCGGTAGGACCTCCCGCAGTGGCGGCCCCCACCACCACCATCGTTCAGCCAGCTCCGATCGTCGTCGAAGAGCGTTACTACGCTCCTCGACCAACTGTGGTAGTCCCTGCTCGCCCTCGCTACTATCATGACCATCGTTACTACGGCCCACCTCGACATCACCGCGGACCTCCCCGTGGTGGCAGCATTTCGATCGGCTTCTAA